tgcccccccccccattgtggcccaaccctactcccgggggtgtcattattttcccaactttgaaactacactacttgaggatacttccacacaagtttcagctttcctggctgattagtttctgagaagaagatttttatagatttactttacatattcctatgttaaaatttgacccccatttaaggccccaccctacacccggtaatcatgattttcacaactttgaatctacactacctgaggatgtttcacacaagtttcagctttcctggctgattagtttctgagaagaagatttttaaagatttactctatatattactttGTGAATTTTCGAcctccaattgtggccccaccctacacccaggggtcatgattttcccaactttgaatctacattacctgatgatgcttccacataagtttcagctttccttgctgattagtttctgagaagaatagttttaaagatttactctatatattcctatgtaaaactttgaccccccccccccatgtggcccaaccctaccccaggggatcatgactttcacaactttgaatctacactacctaaggatgtttccacacaagttttagctttcccagttgatcagtttctgagaagaatattttaaaagatttactctatatatccctatgttaAACtatgacccccccattgtggccccaccctacccctggggtcatgattttcccaactttgaatctacactacctgaggatgcttccacacaagtttcagctttcctggcttaatggttctttagaagaagatttttgaaaatttctcaaaattctcATTAATTTCTGATTATCTCCCCTTTTAACTGGTATTACAGTAGTTTTGTAAAAGAAAGGTTCcacaattttgacattttattacAGTTTAGTCATTGCAGTAATAAACAGAGCTGATAAACTGTAAAATTATTAGAAGGTAAAGAGAAGAACTAGGTACGGTCTCCTTAAGAATTGGCACGTTTTTTTatgggaaaaaatatattgcgaTTCCGATATGTTGTCCGCATATAATATAAAGAGGAGGTCATAATAACTTGTAATACCATGTTAGAATTGGCCCATTCATGCGCATGCATAGGAAATGATCCATCAAAGTAATGGCGATATGCCATTTTATGGCCTTTTTACTGGTCAATCTGatgtaccgtatttttcggggcatatgccgatgtggggcataggccgaattgctaatttttagacagaattcaagaaaaatccttagactagcctaattgggggataagccgattttcaatcgatgattactatagtgaaagtatgaccgcTGATTAAGAAAGTCAccgtattaagtatatactttcagaatatcgatgtagaaagtcaaaagagtaattaaagttattaaatttgcttaacatatatatttcaagcaatttttaaaaattaatctgtgtTTTGTAGCCGTTTGGTCTCTTCCGTATTCGTCGGTGTATCGTTGTgtatcgtaattttacataatgtaaatttaattgcaacaccaacctccgtggttctgtctggtagaactaagtataatattttactaaaccttttatattttattaataccttattgctaaatctcatttaatcaagttgtactttgaaagctacttgtaaatacggggtatggcgtccattagctcaacacgtggtttcatatccaaatagagttatcccccgtaatcgctatgaatgagaaaacgaaataccaaacataaaatatttaatttgtgttctttccattaattaattaaatagtgactgccgttatgcagagaagttgtattgttaaaaacacagttaaCGCAATGAAGTGTAACGGTGTACACTACGTGCCCCCCGGCTGCCGTTATGCAGAGAAGTTGTATtgttaaaaacacagttaaCGCAATGAAGTGTAACGGTGTACACTACGTGCCCCCAGGCTGTGTTTTAGTCATGGGTTTCAtacctttgtatatacacacgacaccagaataccgttatttcatccaacagaaaattaattgtaaaaacacatagcatttgatttattctacacccaagaccagtgattcctacgaacgcagacatgaagaattcaccaaaattccgtcatattacattctacccggtttcgttttcttttttacgacgcaataatagtttccagtgttcatacacgaacgtgggaaaaaatttcttttgattggaattgtaatgaaatatcttgtacagtactgtacattttattactcacgatgtcattacaaaaattatcaacgggacaactatcgaacaatagttcaaacggatgaaaaaaaaccaaccctcataataaattgctacaacagtacaacggataaaaacagtggattttatattttactgttaaatttttttaactttgagtcTAAGAATAGCCGATCCCGGGGGATAGGCCGGGGCTCGCTCATCGgaggaaaaaaataccggcctatgccccgaaaaatacggtaaatgagttaaattgatCACCTCGACCTCGTCGCCCGGGATGATTTTCTGTACAAGAAGAGTTAATTGCaacgtgtacatgtacttatcctGAAAGTTTCGTCCTGGGCGACGTTGTCAGAAGGgttcaaatatcaattttagttttaGATAGTCGCTAATCGTAATGCAATTTGGAGTAACCACTTCTCGTATTTCGTCTATTGAAGCAAAAATGAGATCAAATTTCGGTCAATAATCAcaaatatccatttttttttgtgtaagagcatttttatctgttaattaacacaataataaaaacacaatCCAGATAAAACCGAGCCATTCCGACGGAGGGGATGCCATTTTGGTTGTTATGGATGCTGTAAACAATGTTAATCACAAAAATGTTGAATGTCTTTTATgaacgggggagggggggtgtaCTAGAAAATAGAGCTGATGGGCAttattaaacttaaatatttaagCATACGATTCAttttactgataaaaaaaaaaaatgattataaacgaataattgaatatatcaatatatataagtaTTCAGGGTCTTCAGCATAccctaggtacatgtataagttctGCATACCAGcccattttttttaagtaacttAAAGATATGGATTTTCAGCATGGGTTTAACTTAAAAAtgacccccctcccctccaaaaaaaaaattcagcttttttaaattttacttattctttgtgaaaataaaagtcAGGGCAGAATTCAAACTCATGACCTGCAGGTTGGTAGATGGAAGCCATGTTGTGATGTACTTAAGCTGTCATAAAAATCATTCACAGGGTGTTGAGGATCCTTAGTTAAATCATATCTAATATCTcttcatgtatatttgaaaaaaaatcagaaatcaaaTGTGTGTGATTAATACTAAGCTTATTAATATCaccttttgttttttaaggatgGATGAGAAACAATCTAGATGTGTGCTTTGAAATAGAAAGGCCCCTCCTGATGAAAGACGCCCAGCTAGTACATTTCTGTTAATATTATGCAAACATTTTTCCTGAAATGTTAAGTTCAAACAGATGTTCTCTGTAACAAGTGTCGTCATAAGTGTCGGAAAGTCAAAGATTCAGTGACAAGGGAATCTATGTTCCCGAGAATAGCTCCCCAAGAGGAAACAGAGGATCCAACATTTGCGTCACCCAAGCAGAAGCGTCCAAAACATGCATTCCCAAGTCCCCCATCTGTACCCTTGCCTTTTCCATCATCACCACAGAGCCATGGTTACTGCTTTGTTTGCAAGAAACCAGGACCAAAGCTTGTGACTGTTTCCCATCATGTTCGGCTGTTAGTGTTTATAAGGAGAGAAATCATCATTCCATCTGGAGCAAGATGCTGTATGCAACATCGGGAAAATGGTTGATGCCGCTATGCAGCAGATCAGGACCAATGAAAGCACAACGCTCAACAAAACATTCATCCTCAGTCTCATAAAGGTATCAACAATTTGCATGAAATCAAGATACATAATAATGTAAAACTAAAGTAATGATTAATGTTGATGAAGAGGAGAATTGTGATAGTGTTGATGACAACAATGATGATGTAGCATGTAAACGAtgataataatttcattttttaggaCTTGCGAGAGAAGGCATTCCAACAGTCAAGGCTTGACTTTGATGATGAAAGCTGTATGAATGACGATGAGTATAGAGTGCTGACAGGATTTTCTCGACAGGAATTTCACGACATTGTATTGTCAGTTACCAGCATCAACTCAACTAGAAATCGGAGCAAGAGGACATGTATTGCCATCCTCCTGATGAAACTTAGATCAGCTCTTTCTAACAAATTGCTTGCTGTTTTGTTTCATAGGACTAAATTTCAagtaagaattttataattgatcaatatgaaaataaaaaaattttaacatatttttacttatgtttttttttattatctgatAAAGgagattttcattaattaaatatgaTGTATTCCAGGTTCGCCGAGCTATAGTTTCTGCATGAACATCACTTATGAGAGACTTTGTGCCACACAATCTTGGATTTAACCACATAACACGTGAGGAGGTGATCCAGAACCACACCCGACAACTGGCCAGAAATCTCATGACTAAAGACGTTACATCAAATCCAGCAATTTTGGTTCTCGATTGAACATATGTGTACATacagaaaagttcaaattttgcttttgctcATAGATCATATAGCATTCACAAACATAGGCCTCTTGTGAAACCCATGATTGTGGTGACAGCGACTGGGTACATTGTGTCAGTTCTTGGCCCCTATCTAGCAGACAGTAAGAACAATGACGCCAGCATACTGAGGCACATGATTTACCATAATGCTGAGGAACTCAGGAACTGGCTTCAAGAGGAGGATGTGTTTGTAGTGGACCGTGGCTTCAGAGATGCCCAAGATGTTCTGGAAGATGTTGGGATAAAGTTAGAGATGCCAGCATTTATGAAACTGGGATAGAAGCTGCTCTCAACTCTTGATTCTAACTTATCAAGAGTAGTGACAAAGGTAACTTGTAATACCGTAATGTCGCATGTataacacacactttttttcagccaaaatttgatcaaaagttgGGGTGCATGTTGTACATAGGACTAaaattttaccccatttttCAAGCCGTGATTCTTGATACCACAGGAGTAGTGACTGACGATATAGTGTGTAATGCAAGTTGTATGGatgtatactaaatttactgcatcagaaataccttattcttagttttatttccatgtattaaaatatttatactctctCAACACTATTTCTAgcatcaaaaatattgaaatatcgCCAGTgcattcgccattacgtaaacagtcacctgttgactcggcgcgtggtcaatgtttgttaaacaatttccggtgtcagaagcatgcacctgtcttgtGTCGAACTTCACAGGGTGTTTTCAAGTGCATGAAGATTAGCGATTATTCTGATTTTGTTAAACTTGATTACTTCGTGTCCAGTTATGCAGTTAAACGTTATtactttacatagacactgttaaaAATACATCGATCATGTGTATGACTTGATAacgacgatatacgacatataTACGTTTCTTCAGAAtgattatttaacaacaatcaatgaaacagtttgactataattaatcaattaaatcatttcttttgatgttgttttggtttatatctgcaaacattattacttttaagcacTAAGCTCAGTTGCTGGTATTCTCTACGTAATATGATGATCTTCAACTTCTCCACTCTCTTTACGAAGAGTCTAATGGTATTTGATACCGCCCATGTAAATCATGCCAtcctttttaagtaaaatatagTAACTTTGACTATAATGTCGCTTGGACCATGTTCCGATCACGAAATTACAATAATTGCTATGCTATGTCacgatcacaaaattaaagagattgcgcatggattataaaattatcatgaaacaaTGACAGTTTGGGGGGAAATGGCGGCCGTTGATTTTGCCATTTTttgggtgcgtgttatacataggacctgGTGTTTTTTCGCCAATTTTTCGTCAATTTTGGGGGGTGCATATTATACATGAGTGCTTATTATACACGATACATTACGGTAGtacttattattttttagaaataatataCCTATGTAATTATACTATTgagttaatttcaaaatatttattaatcttCATGAACACAGGTAATTCAAACTGAATTGTGAATGTACATCTGATTGTTGAATATTTGAagattattttatacatgtatttctcacTCTTCAGGTGCGATGGGTAGTTGAAGCATGTAATGGACGCCTGAAACAGTGGCAGTATTTGTCCAAGACCTTGCCAAACTCCCAGATTCCATTCATTGGTGAATATGTTATAATAGTTGCAGCGCTCTGTAACAAGTATAGGCCTCCAATTAGTAGATCATCAGAAGAGGATGAACAAGCTGCTGCCAAAATGCTCCATCTTTCACAGAGAGCAAATACACTACAGGTACTTTTtatgtttgttaaatatatatatatatatatttacatttgccagtgtctttgcctgggATAACTCTACGCATCGATTTTATACTATATAACCCACAACTTCAAATGACACCAAATTGAGGCGCTAGCcaggtttgcttatttatatttaaatatttgatcgtataatggtttaaaattatataaatataagtaacaagatatctgtgagccaatgctcactagtgacaCCCCCgttctgatgtgaatatgcaaaataagcaaagtcaacatttaacagaaagctggcatccgattggtacagaaatatatcccacaatatggaatgcctaaacaaatagtgtgttataaaaataaaaaaataaacaaagtcattatttaacaggaagttgacgtccgattgatacatagaggatatctatattgtgtgattttatatttgctttatccaacgagttgaaattgtgtatatattcgtgaggcttgccgagcgaatataaccatttcaacgagttggataaagcaaatataaaatcacacaatcatagatattctatttatctcatacaatttaatttatatcattaagcttttgagacagtcccctATATATGACCCGAATTgaattttcaaagattaaaagcGATGATGCAATGTCGTGTTATCAATTATTGttaccttgcgcaatacaatttagtacgtcatatctgagataaattctaactcttttaatgtaaagtttcactgaaataagccttgaaataattttttagctctgaataatttttcttagagcttattcacttgattaaatggaaatactgatcagtcagaagacttgaatattgttgacatacacgaagttgcgaatgctcgttagtttgaattgactcgaacgaggaacctTTGTTGAggctttataaaacaaacactagcctTATTATTAGAAATTGACAAAAGTGAATAAGTCctttgaaacattatttcggtaagttcttgataaacacaaccagagcgctctgtttttATCGCGTCTTTAGGATGGACACTTTGATAGATAACgtgatttgcagttttataaacttcccaaagcaaattgaaagttggaagggggctaaacttatcaaaaatcttgaaaagcacagaaaaaagggtcttgtaGTAAAGATTATttgtaactttgcaaaaaaagtggggggtaACCCCCCCCACACAATATCCCCCCgtttccgacgcctatgctacaCAATTATCAgattatgtgttttccttcatatttttaagttaaatctttcacaaaatccattttaaatcaatttttgttatatatatgctgtagttatgttgaaagtactagcaactctccgaaaataggtcactgaagcgttgaagcgaggggtagtgtcaaaaatagttcggactggaagtatttgat
This genomic window from Crassostrea angulata isolate pt1a10 chromosome 8, ASM2561291v2, whole genome shotgun sequence contains:
- the LOC128160946 gene encoding uncharacterized protein LOC128160946, which gives rise to MAAVDFAIFWVRWVVEACNGRLKQWQYLSKTLPNSQIPFIGEYVIIVAALCNKYRPPISRSSEEDEQAAAKMLHLSQRANTLQERVEGEGLDRRGMRWSKVDVENVAPDFPCYDESELRQLTLGVYQLRMALSYAQEHTDAEGGFEILINDKIPGLLCAKF